In the Juglans microcarpa x Juglans regia isolate MS1-56 chromosome 6D, Jm3101_v1.0, whole genome shotgun sequence genome, one interval contains:
- the LOC121235805 gene encoding SH3 domain-containing protein 1 isoform X3 — protein sequence MESIRRQASKLREQVAKQQQIVLRQLGHFSHEAVMVDEAELQCHQQLQNLYNSTKAAKNFQRNIIREIEAFVSLSLKQMEIVRKLAQDCCKYGDENQSTSSPLARASLQFGTSHISIEEERETLLGILRDQVSEPLHAQITGAPLEDARHLTRHYDKSWQGVETQAAEVLRRQLKSTESSISVESSMRREHAEARLTELKSIMMALGKEATAAMLSVEGQQQQLTFQKLLTMVDAERTYHQKALAILEKLNAEMILEKPPKEFSLPSERMQRDVYDQHVRENIKSTGSGNHGPIVQNEKFFNAKAIHSFDAQADGELSLSVNDYVVVHQVAPNGWSEGECNGKVGWFPSAYVERQEKAPASKDRPRMWVEGGSSSS from the exons ATGGAGAGTATACGGAGGCAAGCGAGCAAGCTCAGGGAGCAAGTTGCCAAGCAACAGCAG ATAGTGTTGAGACAATTGGGACATTTCAGTCATGAAGCAGTCATGGTTGACGAAGCCGAGCTTCAATGTCACCAACAACTTCAGAATTTGTACAATTCTACTAAGGCAGCTAAG AATTTTCAGCGGAATATTATTCGTGAAATTGAAGCCTTTGTTTCTTTGAGCTTAAAGCAAATGGAGATAG TAAGGAAGTTGGCTCAAGATTGTTGTAAATATGGAGATGAGAATCAAAGCACTAGTTCTCCTCTTGCGAGAGCTTCACTTCAGTTTGGTACATCACATATTTCAATTGAGGAGGAAAGGGAGACTTTGCTTGGGATCCTTCGTGATCAG GTGTCTGAGCCACTACATGCACaaataacaggagctcctctgGAAGATGCTCGCCACTTGACACGCCATTACGATAAATCGTGGCAAGGAGTTGAAACCCAG GCAGCTGAAGTATTGAGACGTCAATTGAAGTCTACGGAGTCCTCTATTTCTGTTGAGAGTTCAATGAGGCGTGAGCATGCAGAAGCAAGACTGACTGAGCTAAAATCTATAATGATGGCACTTGGGAAAGAAGCAACTGCTGCCATGTTGTCAGTTGAGGGCCAGCAACAACAACTAACTTTTCAGAAGCTTCTTACCATG GTGGATGCTGAGAGAACCTATCATCAAAAGGCTCTTGCTATTTTGGAGAAGCTGAATGCTGAG ATGATACTGGAGAAGCCACCAAAAGAGTTCTCATTACCATCAGAGAGAATGCAGAGAGATGTGTATGATCAGCATGTGCGTGAAAATATCAAATCAACTGGATCTGGTAATCATGGACCGATTGTTCAAAATGAAAAGTTCTTTAATGCAAAG GCTATACATTCCTTTGATGCTCAAGCAGATGGGGAGTTAAGCCTGTCAGTGAATGATTATGTTGTTGTTCACCAG GTCGCCCCTAATGGATGGTCCGAAGGAGAATGCAACGGCAAGGTGGGATGGTTTCCCTCGGCTTATGTAGAAAGGCAAGAGAAAGCACCAGCTAGCAAG GACCGACCAAGGATGTGGGTTGAGGGTGGCTCCAGCTCCTCTTGA
- the LOC121235805 gene encoding SH3 domain-containing protein 1 isoform X2: MESIRRQASKLREQVAKQQQIVLRQLGHFSHEAVMVDEAELQCHQQLQNLYNSTKAAKNFQRNIIREIEAFVSLSLKQMEIVRKLAQDCCKYGDENQSTSSPLARASLQFGTSHISIEEERETLLGILRDQVSEPLHAQITGAPLEDARHLTRHYDKSWQGVETQAAEVLRRQLKSTESSISVESSMRREHAEARLTELKSIMMALGKEATAAMLSVEGQQQQLTFQKLLTMVDAERTYHQKALAILEKLNAEMILEKPPKEFSLPSERMQRDVYDQHVRENIKSTGSGNHGPIVQNEKFFNAKAIHSFDAQADGELSLSVNDYVVVHQVAPNGWSEGECNGKVGWFPSAYVERQEKAPASKQGSTKLYSLNFGQFSIVKVLDMQ, encoded by the exons ATGGAGAGTATACGGAGGCAAGCGAGCAAGCTCAGGGAGCAAGTTGCCAAGCAACAGCAG ATAGTGTTGAGACAATTGGGACATTTCAGTCATGAAGCAGTCATGGTTGACGAAGCCGAGCTTCAATGTCACCAACAACTTCAGAATTTGTACAATTCTACTAAGGCAGCTAAG AATTTTCAGCGGAATATTATTCGTGAAATTGAAGCCTTTGTTTCTTTGAGCTTAAAGCAAATGGAGATAG TAAGGAAGTTGGCTCAAGATTGTTGTAAATATGGAGATGAGAATCAAAGCACTAGTTCTCCTCTTGCGAGAGCTTCACTTCAGTTTGGTACATCACATATTTCAATTGAGGAGGAAAGGGAGACTTTGCTTGGGATCCTTCGTGATCAG GTGTCTGAGCCACTACATGCACaaataacaggagctcctctgGAAGATGCTCGCCACTTGACACGCCATTACGATAAATCGTGGCAAGGAGTTGAAACCCAG GCAGCTGAAGTATTGAGACGTCAATTGAAGTCTACGGAGTCCTCTATTTCTGTTGAGAGTTCAATGAGGCGTGAGCATGCAGAAGCAAGACTGACTGAGCTAAAATCTATAATGATGGCACTTGGGAAAGAAGCAACTGCTGCCATGTTGTCAGTTGAGGGCCAGCAACAACAACTAACTTTTCAGAAGCTTCTTACCATG GTGGATGCTGAGAGAACCTATCATCAAAAGGCTCTTGCTATTTTGGAGAAGCTGAATGCTGAG ATGATACTGGAGAAGCCACCAAAAGAGTTCTCATTACCATCAGAGAGAATGCAGAGAGATGTGTATGATCAGCATGTGCGTGAAAATATCAAATCAACTGGATCTGGTAATCATGGACCGATTGTTCAAAATGAAAAGTTCTTTAATGCAAAG GCTATACATTCCTTTGATGCTCAAGCAGATGGGGAGTTAAGCCTGTCAGTGAATGATTATGTTGTTGTTCACCAG GTCGCCCCTAATGGATGGTCCGAAGGAGAATGCAACGGCAAGGTGGGATGGTTTCCCTCGGCTTATGTAGAAAGGCAAGAGAAAGCACCAGCTAGCAAG CAGGGATCAACAAAGTTGTACTCGCTGAATTTTGGACAGTTCAGTATAGTTAAGGTTTTGGATATGCAGTAA
- the LOC121235805 gene encoding SH3 domain-containing protein 1 isoform X1 → MESIRRQASKLREQVAKQQQIVLRQLGHFSHEAVMVDEAELQCHQQLQNLYNSTKAAKNFQRNIIREIEAFVSLSLKQMEIVRKLAQDCCKYGDENQSTSSPLARASLQFGTSHISIEEERETLLGILRDQVSEPLHAQITGAPLEDARHLTRHYDKSWQGVETQAAEVLRRQLKSTESSISVESSMRREHAEARLTELKSIMMALGKEATAAMLSVEGQQQQLTFQKLLTMVDAERTYHQKALAILEKLNAEMILEKPPKEFSLPSERMQRDVYDQHVRENIKSTGSGNHGPIVQNEKFFNAKAIHSFDAQADGELSLSVNDYVVVHQVAPNGWSEGECNGKVGWFPSAYVERQEKAPASKQQGSTKLYSLNFGQFSIVKVLDMQ, encoded by the exons ATGGAGAGTATACGGAGGCAAGCGAGCAAGCTCAGGGAGCAAGTTGCCAAGCAACAGCAG ATAGTGTTGAGACAATTGGGACATTTCAGTCATGAAGCAGTCATGGTTGACGAAGCCGAGCTTCAATGTCACCAACAACTTCAGAATTTGTACAATTCTACTAAGGCAGCTAAG AATTTTCAGCGGAATATTATTCGTGAAATTGAAGCCTTTGTTTCTTTGAGCTTAAAGCAAATGGAGATAG TAAGGAAGTTGGCTCAAGATTGTTGTAAATATGGAGATGAGAATCAAAGCACTAGTTCTCCTCTTGCGAGAGCTTCACTTCAGTTTGGTACATCACATATTTCAATTGAGGAGGAAAGGGAGACTTTGCTTGGGATCCTTCGTGATCAG GTGTCTGAGCCACTACATGCACaaataacaggagctcctctgGAAGATGCTCGCCACTTGACACGCCATTACGATAAATCGTGGCAAGGAGTTGAAACCCAG GCAGCTGAAGTATTGAGACGTCAATTGAAGTCTACGGAGTCCTCTATTTCTGTTGAGAGTTCAATGAGGCGTGAGCATGCAGAAGCAAGACTGACTGAGCTAAAATCTATAATGATGGCACTTGGGAAAGAAGCAACTGCTGCCATGTTGTCAGTTGAGGGCCAGCAACAACAACTAACTTTTCAGAAGCTTCTTACCATG GTGGATGCTGAGAGAACCTATCATCAAAAGGCTCTTGCTATTTTGGAGAAGCTGAATGCTGAG ATGATACTGGAGAAGCCACCAAAAGAGTTCTCATTACCATCAGAGAGAATGCAGAGAGATGTGTATGATCAGCATGTGCGTGAAAATATCAAATCAACTGGATCTGGTAATCATGGACCGATTGTTCAAAATGAAAAGTTCTTTAATGCAAAG GCTATACATTCCTTTGATGCTCAAGCAGATGGGGAGTTAAGCCTGTCAGTGAATGATTATGTTGTTGTTCACCAG GTCGCCCCTAATGGATGGTCCGAAGGAGAATGCAACGGCAAGGTGGGATGGTTTCCCTCGGCTTATGTAGAAAGGCAAGAGAAAGCACCAGCTAGCAAG CAGCAGGGATCAACAAAGTTGTACTCGCTGAATTTTGGACAGTTCAGTATAGTTAAGGTTTTGGATATGCAGTAA